One window of Thermoplasma sp. Kam2015 genomic DNA carries:
- a CDS encoding METTL5 family protein: MGIKSDLEILLQKLQPLTNFKNHLEQYPTDASNAAYFLIEIYNDGNITGKSVIDAGTGNGILACGARFLGAGTVSGFDIDPEAIEVARRNCVNVNFFVSDVSDVVGKYDTWIMNPPFGSVIKHSDRSFIDKAFETSKWIYSIGNARSRDFLKTELSSRGEIFREERIYLSIPRIYRHHTSDWMKIEAVIFGVKNHSF; encoded by the coding sequence ATGGGCATAAAGAGTGATCTGGAGATTTTACTTCAGAAACTTCAACCTCTCACAAATTTTAAGAATCATCTAGAGCAGTATCCAACGGATGCTTCCAATGCCGCTTATTTTTTGATCGAGATATACAACGATGGAAACATAACAGGAAAGTCCGTGATAGATGCAGGCACCGGCAATGGCATCCTGGCCTGCGGCGCAAGATTTCTTGGTGCCGGCACTGTTTCTGGATTCGATATAGATCCTGAGGCCATAGAGGTTGCCAGAAGGAACTGCGTCAACGTTAACTTCTTCGTCTCAGACGTGTCAGATGTAGTTGGAAAATACGATACCTGGATAATGAATCCACCATTCGGATCGGTGATAAAACACTCAGACAGATCATTCATAGACAAAGCCTTCGAAACATCCAAGTGGATTTACAGCATCGGAAATGCCAGATCCAGAGATTTTCTTAAGACAGAATTATCAAGCCGGGGCGAAATATTCCGCGAAGAACGAATATATCTCTCAATTCCAAGGATCTACAGACACCATACATCGGATTGGATGAAGATAGAAGCAGTTATATTTGGAGTGAAGAATCATTCATTTTGA
- the argF gene encoding ornithine carbamoyltransferase, translating into MSKRDILSVLDMEKDLGEIIDLSLELKKNRYRSYDSLKNKVLGLIFEKPSTRTRTSLEVAIDQLGGHAVYLNPSEMQLGRGETISDTGHVLSRFLDAIAYRAYDHRNVVELARSTSIPVINALDDVEHPLQIVADFMTVKEKKGRFTNLKFSYIGDGNNMANSLMFGSALLGTDMYVASPKGYEPKSEFVEKARNVAKQHGSTITITNDPVEAARDADIIYTDVWISMGEESKKGEKEKAFKAYQINESLVSNAKKDYIFMHCLPAHRGLEVTDGVADSINSVIFDEAENRLHSEKGVLYKLLSY; encoded by the coding sequence ATGAGCAAGAGAGATATTCTTTCTGTACTTGATATGGAGAAGGATCTCGGCGAAATAATAGACCTATCTCTTGAGCTTAAGAAGAACAGATACAGAAGCTACGATTCGCTGAAGAATAAGGTGCTCGGCCTGATTTTTGAGAAACCAAGCACAAGGACTAGAACGTCCCTAGAGGTCGCCATAGATCAGCTTGGAGGCCATGCGGTCTATCTCAATCCTTCAGAGATGCAGCTGGGGAGAGGAGAAACGATATCGGATACGGGTCATGTACTTTCCAGATTCCTGGACGCTATAGCCTACAGGGCATATGATCACAGAAACGTTGTGGAACTTGCAAGAAGCACAAGCATTCCAGTTATAAATGCGCTTGACGATGTGGAGCACCCACTCCAGATCGTTGCAGACTTCATGACAGTCAAGGAGAAGAAGGGTAGATTCACCAATCTGAAGTTTTCCTACATAGGCGATGGAAATAACATGGCAAATTCCCTGATGTTCGGCTCGGCTCTGCTTGGCACTGATATGTATGTGGCATCACCAAAGGGATACGAACCAAAGTCCGAGTTCGTTGAGAAGGCCAGAAATGTTGCAAAACAGCATGGATCCACCATAACAATAACAAACGATCCTGTAGAGGCTGCAAGAGATGCGGACATAATATACACGGACGTATGGATATCGATGGGTGAAGAATCAAAGAAGGGTGAGAAGGAGAAGGCCTTTAAGGCTTACCAGATAAATGAAAGCCTTGTATCGAATGCGAAGAAGGATTACATCTTTATGCACTGCCTTCCAGCGCATCGTGGGCTTGAGGTCACAGATGGAGTGGCAGACAGCATAAACAGCGTCATCTTTGACGAAGCCGAGAACAGGCTGCACTCCGAGAAAGGAGTTCTCTACAAACTCCTTTCATATTGA
- the sucD gene encoding succinate--CoA ligase subunit alpha, with translation MVLIDKNTKVIVQGITGHQGSFHTGEMLKFGTKVVAGVAPGKGGTKFADKVPIVNSVSEAMQYEPNATMISVPAPFVKDAAYEAIDNGLKIVYILTEHVPYQDAMEIVREASLRGITVLGPNGPGITVPFESKIGIMPNHIFKEGDVAIASRSGTLTYEIVYAVTKAGMGESTVIGLGGDRVVGLTFIDVLKMFEKDEKTKRIVLVGEIGGNNEELAADYIKKHVKKKVVAYIAGRSAPPGKRMGHAGAIIERGVGTAESKLKAFAEAGVKVADYPQDIPKLLEE, from the coding sequence ATGGTTTTGATAGACAAGAACACAAAGGTAATAGTTCAGGGAATAACTGGACATCAGGGATCGTTTCATACTGGAGAAATGCTGAAGTTCGGGACGAAGGTCGTGGCAGGAGTGGCTCCAGGAAAGGGAGGCACAAAGTTCGCAGATAAGGTGCCCATAGTGAACTCTGTGTCAGAGGCGATGCAGTATGAACCAAACGCCACAATGATATCTGTACCTGCACCATTCGTCAAGGATGCGGCATACGAAGCTATAGACAATGGTCTCAAGATAGTGTACATACTCACTGAGCATGTTCCGTATCAGGACGCGATGGAGATAGTCAGAGAAGCCTCGCTCCGTGGTATAACTGTGCTCGGCCCGAACGGTCCAGGTATAACCGTACCATTCGAGAGCAAGATAGGAATCATGCCCAATCACATATTCAAGGAGGGTGATGTCGCGATAGCTTCCAGAAGCGGAACACTCACGTACGAAATAGTCTATGCTGTAACCAAGGCTGGAATGGGTGAGAGCACCGTTATAGGCCTTGGCGGTGATCGAGTTGTTGGGCTTACCTTCATAGACGTTCTGAAGATGTTTGAGAAGGATGAAAAGACAAAGCGCATAGTGCTGGTTGGTGAGATCGGCGGAAACAATGAGGAGCTCGCAGCAGATTACATCAAGAAGCATGTGAAGAAGAAGGTGGTGGCGTACATAGCCGGGAGAAGTGCACCGCCAGGCAAGAGAATGGGACATGCAGGCGCGATAATCGAACGTGGAGTTGGTACCGCAGAATCCAAACTTAAGGCGTTTGCTGAGGCAGGAGTTAAGGTTGCCGATTATCCGCAGGATATACCAAAGCTTCTGGAGGAATAA